One window from the genome of uncultured Tateyamaria sp. encodes:
- a CDS encoding iron-sulfur cluster assembly accessory protein: MQLPPKVTDRAFERLAEIGAADQGQALRVAVEGGGCSGFQYEIALDDPKDDDLVLEGAGQKVVVDSISLPFLSNAVIDFSEELIGARFIIDNPNATSSCGCGTSFSM; the protein is encoded by the coding sequence ATGCAATTGCCACCCAAAGTCACCGACCGCGCCTTTGAGCGTCTGGCAGAAATTGGCGCCGCGGATCAGGGCCAGGCCCTGCGCGTCGCGGTTGAAGGGGGTGGTTGCTCCGGCTTTCAGTATGAAATCGCTCTGGACGACCCCAAGGATGACGACCTCGTACTGGAAGGTGCGGGCCAGAAAGTTGTTGTGGACAGCATCAGCCTGCCCTTCCTGTCCAACGCCGTCATCGACTTTTCCGAGGAATTGATCGGCGCGCGGTTCATCATCGACAATCCCAACGCCACCAGTTCCTGCGGCTGCGGCACATCTTTTTCGATGTAG
- a CDS encoding DUF6749 domain-containing protein — translation MTAQRKIDFALDTNVTTGLHTGDAVELFSTSSAPATCDSLLGDGVEMFSTSSAPAKSDVVTGEGVEMFSTSSAPVSSSAVTGDATGAFSSGSGPVTGTVIQGDVTGLFSSGS, via the coding sequence ATGACTGCACAACGCAAAATTGACTTCGCTCTGGACACCAACGTCACAACCGGTCTGCACACCGGCGACGCTGTGGAATTGTTCTCGACCAGCAGCGCGCCTGCTACCTGTGACTCGCTGCTTGGCGACGGAGTCGAGATGTTTTCGACCAGCAGTGCCCCTGCAAAATCGGACGTGGTGACCGGCGAGGGCGTCGAGATGTTTTCGACCAGCAGCGCACCGGTGTCGTCAAGCGCAGTCACCGGCGATGCGACCGGGGCGTTCTCGTCCGGTTCTGGCCCTGTGACGGGCACGGTCATTCAGGGCGATGTCACCGGCCTGTTCTCGTCCGGTTCGTAA
- the xth gene encoding exodeoxyribonuclease III: MKIATFNINGIKARIDALPRWLDAAQPDVVLLQEIKSVDENFPCELFEDRGYNVETHGQKSFNGVAILSKLPLEDVTRGLPGDDADEQARYIEATVVGDTHAVRLCGLYLPNGNPVPGPKYDYKLAWMERLRQRARTLLDEEMPFLMAGDYNIIPQAEDAKRPDAWRKDALFRMESRTAFRNLLNLGLTEAFRARTFGPGHYSFWDYQAGAWNRDDGIRIDHFLLSPACADMMVDCQIDKSVRGEEKPSDHVPVWVDLAA, encoded by the coding sequence ATGAAAATCGCAACATTCAACATCAATGGCATCAAGGCACGGATCGACGCGTTGCCCCGCTGGTTGGACGCCGCGCAGCCCGATGTCGTTCTGTTGCAAGAAATCAAGTCGGTGGATGAGAACTTTCCCTGCGAGCTGTTCGAGGACCGGGGGTACAATGTCGAAACCCATGGGCAGAAATCCTTCAACGGGGTTGCAATCCTGTCGAAGCTGCCTCTGGAGGACGTGACGCGCGGTCTGCCGGGGGACGATGCTGACGAACAGGCCCGCTATATTGAGGCGACGGTCGTGGGGGACACGCATGCCGTTCGGCTGTGCGGCTTGTATTTACCCAACGGCAACCCGGTGCCCGGTCCGAAATACGACTACAAGCTGGCCTGGATGGAACGCCTGCGCCAACGCGCCCGAACACTGCTGGACGAAGAGATGCCGTTCCTGATGGCGGGGGATTACAATATCATCCCCCAGGCCGAAGACGCCAAGCGCCCCGATGCGTGGCGCAAAGATGCGCTGTTCCGCATGGAAAGCCGCACGGCATTTCGCAACCTTTTGAACCTCGGCCTCACAGAAGCGTTCCGCGCCCGCACCTTTGGTCCGGGGCACTATTCCTTCTGGGACTACCAGGCAGGTGCATGGAACCGTGATGATGGCATACGTATTGACCACTTCCTGCTCAGCCCTGCCTGCGCCGACATGATGGTGGACTGCCAGATCGACAAGTCCGTCCGGGGGGAAGAAAAGCCGTCAGACCACGTACCGGTCTGGGTCGACCTCGCTGCCTGA
- a CDS encoding YHS domain-containing (seleno)protein: MPTRRTVLTLAATLPAVALSARYAGASTPPVYSNDGVAVDASDVVAYFQEGKPVKGSADITYGWKGVEWHFASVANRDTFANDPAAYAPQYGGYCAWAVSEGYTASTIPEAWKIVDGKLYLNFSRRIQRRWERDIPARIAAGDTNWPGVLT, encoded by the coding sequence ATGCCCACGCGCCGCACCGTTTTGACACTCGCCGCCACATTGCCCGCCGTTGCGCTGTCTGCGCGCTACGCGGGTGCCAGCACACCGCCCGTCTATTCCAACGATGGCGTCGCCGTCGATGCAAGCGATGTCGTTGCCTATTTTCAGGAAGGGAAACCGGTCAAGGGGTCAGCCGACATCACGTATGGCTGGAAGGGCGTCGAATGGCACTTTGCCAGCGTGGCGAACCGCGACACATTTGCAAATGACCCCGCGGCCTATGCCCCGCAATATGGAGGGTACTGCGCGTGGGCCGTCAGCGAAGGCTACACCGCTTCAACGATCCCGGAGGCCTGGAAGATCGTGGATGGCAAGCTGTATCTGAACTTCAGCCGCCGCATTCAGCGACGGTGGGAACGCGACATTCCTGCGCGCATCGCAGCAGGCGACACAAACTGGCCCGGCGTTCTGACCTAG